The genomic DNA ATCGAAGATATCGAATACGACGGAGGAAACTCCAGTTCGCGTTTATTCGAACGATCACGCATCAAAGCGTTAGCAGGTGAGGCGGGAGAAAAGctcgggggggaaaaaaatgtacGCATCACACTAATAATGATAAAATCGTTTGCTTTGGTTTTCCCTTTCGCCAGAGGAACGTGAAAGTGTTCAAAAAAAGACATTCACAAAATGGGTCAATTCGCACCTGGTGCGGGTGAACAGTCCGATCAAAGACCTGTACGTCGATATGCGCGATGGCAAGAATTTGATCAAGCTGCTCGAGGTACTGTCTGGCGAGCGGTTGCCCCGGCCAACGAAGGGTAAAATGCGCATCCACTGTCTGGAGAATGTGGACAAAGCGCTGCAGTTTCTGCGCGAACAGCGTGTCCATTTGGAAAATATCGGTTCGCACGATATTGTCGATGGTAACGCTAGCCTGAACCTGGGTTTGATCTGGACAATCATTCTGCGCTTCCAGGTAAGATAGGGTGGCAGGGGGGTTTGGGGGGATTAAAACGATTCTCCTCACTAAacgcctttttttgctttcgcagATTCAAGATATCACTATAGAGGAAACGGACAACAAAGAGACCAAATCCGCCAAGGATGCTTTGCTGCTGTGGTGTCAAATGAAAACGGCCGGCTACCATAATGTGAACGTGCGCAACTTTACCACCTCGTGGCGCGACGGGCTGGCGTTCAACGCGATCATACACAAGCACCGGCCGGACTTGATACAGTTCGACAAGCTGTCGAAGACAAACCCGATCCAGAACCTGAACAATGCGTTCAACGTCGCCGAGGAGAAGCTTGGCCTGACGAAGCTGCTCGACGCGGAGGACATCTTCGTCGACCATCCGGACGAGAAGTCGATCATTACGTACGTCGTGACGTACTATCACTACTTCAGCAAGCTGAAGCAGGAGACGGTGCAGGGCAAGCGTATCGGCAAGGTGGTCGGCATTGCGATGGACAACGATCGCATGATCAACGAGTACGAGTCGTTGACGAGCGAGCTGCTGAAGTGGATCGAGGTGACGATCGTGCAGCTGGGCGATCGCCATTTCGTCAACTCGCTGGTGggcgtgcagcagcagctggcccAGTTCTCCAACTACCGCACGGTCGAAAAGCCACCGAAGTTCGTCGAGAAGGGTAATCTGGAGGTGCTGCTCTTCACGCTCCAGTCCAAGATGAGAGCAAACAATCAAAAGCCGTACACGCCCAAGGAGGGTAAGATGATTTCCGACATCAACAAGGCCTGGGAGCGGCTGGAGAAGGCCGAGCACGAGCGGGAGCTGGCGCTGCGCGAGGAGCTGATCCGGCAGGAGAAGCTGGAGCAGCTTGCGGCCCGTTTCAACCGCAAAGCTACGATGCGTGAAACCTGGCTGTCGGAGAACCAGCGTCTGGTCAGCACGGATAACTTTGGGTTCGATCTGGCCGCTGTCGAAGCGGCCGCCAAGAAGCACGAAGCCATCGAGACGGACATCTTTGCGTACGAGGAGCGTGTGCAGGCGGTCGTCGCGGTGTGCAACGAGCTGGAGGCGGAAAAGTATCACGAtatcgagcgcatcgctgcccgCAAGGATAATGTGCTGCGCCTGTGGAACTACCTGATCGAGCTGCTGCGCGCGAGACGCATGCGCCTCGAGTTCTCGATTCAGCTGCAGCAAAACTTCCAGGAGATGATCTACATTCTCGACTCGATGGAGGAGATCAAGCAGCGCCTGCTGACGGACGACTACGGCAAGCATCTGATGGGCGTAGAAGATCTGCTGCAAAAGCATTCGCTCGTCGAGGCGGACATCAATGTGCTGGGCGATCGGGTGAAGCAGGTGGTGCAAAACTCGCAGAAGTTCCTGGTCGACGAGGAGGACAACTACAAACCGTGCGATCCGGCGATCATTGTCGATCGCGTGCAGCGTCTGGAGGATGCGTACGCCGAGCTGTGCAAGCTTGCGGTGGAGCGTCGCTCGCGGCTGGAGGAGAACCGCAAGCTGTGGCAGTTCTACTGGGATATGGCCGACGAGGAGAACTGGATCAAGGAGAAGGAGCAGATCGTGTCGGCGGATGAGATTGGGCACGATTTGACGACGGTCAATTTGCTGCTGTCCAAGCACAAGGCGCTGGAGTCGGAGATCCAATCGCACGAGCCGCAGCTGATGGCGGTGAGCGAGGTGGGCGATGAGCTGGTACGCCGCGGACACTTCGGTGCCGATCGTATCGACGAGCGGCTGAAGGAGATCATGGCCATGTGGAGCAACCTGCGCCAGCTGACAGACAACCGGCGCAAGCGGTTAGAGGATGCCGTCGACTACTTCCAGCTGTTTGCCGACGCGGATGACATCGATAACTGGATGTTGGACGCGCTGCGCCTAGTGTCGTCCGAGGATGCGGGTCGCGACGAGGCAAATGTGCAGAGCTTGCTGAAGAAGCAcaaggatgtggcggacgaGCTGAAGAACTACGCCGAAACGATCGAGCAGCTGCATGCACAGGCCGACCGTTTGACGCTGAACCCTCCGGAGCAGGAGAAGGTTCGCGAACGTCTTGCCGCAATCGATGCACGCTACAAGGAGCTGATGGAGCTGGCCAAACTGCGCAAGCAGCGCCTGCTGGATGCTCTCAGCCTGTACAAACTGATTTCCGAAAGCGACGGCGTGGAACAGTGGATCGGCGAGAAGGAGCGCATGCTGCAGACGATGGTCCCGGGCAAGGACATCGAGGATGTGGAGATCATGAAGCATCGCTACGACGGATTCGACAAGGAGATGAACGCCAACGCATCGCGCGTCGCCGTCGTGAACCAGCTCGCTCGCCAACTGCTGCACGTGGAGCATCCAAACTCGCAGGAAATTCAGGAGAAGCAGAACCACCTCAACAACTCGTGGTCGAAGCTGCGCGAGCAGGCGGAAAGCAAACGCGACGAGCTGAAATCGGCGCACGGTGTGCAGACGTTCTACATCGAATGTCGCGAGACGGTATCGTGGATCGAGGACAAGAAGCGCATCCTCACCGAAACGGACAGCCTGCAGATGGATCTGACCGGTGTGATGACGCTGCAGCGTCGTCTGAGCGGTATGGAGCGCGATCTGGCCGCCATCCAGGCGAAGCTGACGGCGCTCGAGAACGAGGCCGACGCCATCGAGGGCGAGCATCCGGAGGAGGCCGCCCTGATCCGCGAGCGTGTGGCCCAGATTCAAACCATCTGGGAGCAGCTCACACAGATGCTGAAGGAGCGCGACTCGAAGCTGGAGGAGGCTGGCGATTTGCACCGCTTCCTGCGCGATCTCGACCACTTCCAGGCGTGGTTGACCAAGACACAGACGGACGTCGCTTCCGAGGATACACCGACATCGCTGCCCGAGGCCGAGAAGCTGCTGAACCAGCATCAGAGCATCCGCGAGGAGATCGACAACTACACCGAGGATTACAAGAAGATGATGGAGTACGGCGAGGGGCTCACGTCGGAACCAACGCAAACCGAGGACCCGCAGTACATGTTCTTGCGCGAGCGTCTGAAGGCGCTGAAGGATGGCTGGGAGGAACTGCACCAGATGTGGGAGAACCGTCAGGTGCTGCTGTCCCAGGGTCTGGACCAGCAGCTGTTCAACCGCGACGCTCGCCAGGCCGAGGTGCTGCTTAGCCAGCAGGAGCATGTGCTCAGCAAGGACGATACGCCGGTCAATCTGGAGCAGGCCGAAAATCAGCTGAAACGGCACGAAGCGTTCCTCACCACGATGGAAGCGAACGACGAGAAGTTCAACACGATCGTGCAGGTGGCCGGGCAGATGACGAGCAAGGATCACTTCGACGCGGACAAGATCACGAAGCGCGCGGAGAGCATTGCGCACCGCCGCGACGACAACCGCAACCGTGCGCTGGAGCTGCACGAGAAGCTTAAGAACCAGGTGAAGCTGCACGAGTTCCTGCAGGACATTGAAGAGCTGACGGAGTGGGTGCAGGAGAAGTACATCACCGCCCAGGACGACACCTATCGCAGTGCGAAGACGGTTCACTCGAAGTGGACGCGTCATCAAGCGTTTGAGGCTGAGATCGCCGCCAACAAGGAGCGCCTGCACGAGGCAAAGAAGGCCGCTCAGGAGCTGATGGTGGAGAAGCCCGAGTTCAAGGAGATCATTGAGCCGAAGCTGACGGATCTGTCCAAGAACTTTGACGAGCTGGAAACCAGCACCAAGGAAAAGGGTGCACTTCTGTTCGATGCCAAGCGCGAGGTGATTGTGCAGCAGAGCGTCGACGACATCGATTCGTGGATGGACGATCTCGAGAAGCAGATCATCAACACCGACACCGGCAACGATCTGACCTCGGTGAACATTCTGATGCAGAAGCAGCAGATCATCCAGACGCAGATGGCCGTGAAGGCGCGCCAGGTCGAGGAGCTGGACAAGCAGACGGACGTGCTGACGAAGACGGCCCCGTCCGACGTGGTCGAACCGATCGTGGAGAAGAAGACGGCCGTCAATGCGCGCTTCGAAAAGATCAAGGCTCCGCTGCTGGAGCGCCAGCGGCagctggagaagaagaaggaagcgtTCCAGTTCCGGCGCGACGTGGAGGACGAGAAGCTGTGGATCGACGAGAAGATGCCGCTGGCCGAATCGACCGAGTACGGCAACTCGCTGTTCAATGTGCACGtgctgaagaagaagcacCAGTCGCTGAACACGGAAATCGACAACCACGAGCCTCGCATCATGACGATCTGCAACAACGGGCAGAAGCTGATCGACGAGGGTCACGAAGATGCGGGCTCGTACGCGGATCTGATCAGCCAGCTGacacagaaatggcaggagcTGAAGGATGCCATCGAAAACCGCCACCGGCAGCTGGACCAGTCCGAGAAGGTGCAGCAGTACTTCTTCGATGCGGCCGAAGCGGAATCGTGGATGAGCGAGCAGGAGCTGTACATGATGGTGGAGGACCGCGGCAAGGACGAAACCTCGGCCCAGAATCTGATGAAGAAGCACGAAAGCCTGGAACAGTCGGTGGAAGACTATGCCGACACTATCCGCCAGCTGGGCGAGACGGCGCGTCAGCTGACGACCGAACAGCACGCCTACAGCGACCAGGTGTCGGTGAAGCAGTCGCAGCTGGACAAACTGTACGCCGGTTTGAAGGATCTGGCGGGCGAACGTCGTGCCCGGCTGGATGAAGCCCTGCAGCTGTTCATGTTGAGCCGCGAGGTGGACGATCTCGAACAGTGGATTACCGATCGCGAGGTGGTCGCCGGTTCGCACGAGCTCGGCCAGGACTACGATCACATCACGCTGCTGTGGGAACGGTTCAACGAGTTCGCCCAGGACACGGCCACCGTCGGCAGCGAGCGTGTCGCGAAGGCGAACGGCATCGCGGACGATCTTATCCATGCGGGCCACTCGGACAGTGCGACGATCGCCGAATGGAAGGACGGGCTGAACGAGTCCTGGCAAGATCTGCTGGAGCTGATCGAAACGCGCAAGGCGATGCTGGCCGCATCGCGCGAACTGCACAAATTCTTCCACGACTGCAAGGACGTGCTGGGTCGCATCAACGAGAAGCAGCACGGTGTTTCGGAGGAGCTGGGTCGTGATGCGGGCGTTGTGTCGGCGCTGCAGCGCAAGCACCAGAACTTCATCCAGGACCTGATGACGCTCCACTCGCAGGTGCAACAGATCCAGGAAGAGTCGGCCAAACTGCAGGCGGCGTACGCTGGTGAGAAGGCGCGCGAAATTACCAACCGTGAGCACGAGGTGCTCAACGCCTGGGCCCATCTGCAGGCGATGTGCGAGGAGCGCCGCGGCAAGCTGGCCGATACGGGCGATCTATTCAAGTTCTTCAACCTGGTCCGCATGCTGATGCTGTGGATGGAGGACCTGGTGCGACAGATGAACACGTCGGAGAAGCCGCGCGATGTGTCGGGCGTCGAGCTGCTGATGAACAATCACCAGAGCCTGAAGGCGGAGATCGATACGCGCGAGGATAACTTCAGCGCTTGTCTCGCGCTGGGCAAGGAACTGCTGTCCCGCAATCACTAcgcgtcggccgacattaaggATCGATTGTTGCAGCTCACCAACAGCCGAAACGCGCTGCTACACCGGTGGGAAGAGCGTTGGGAGAATTTGCAGCTCAGTAAGTGCACAACACGGGGTTTGGCCCGTCTGCCGCTCGCTGTGTGTAACTATAATGTGTTCTTGTGTTTGCGCCCCCCTTTTCTACAGTCTTGGAAGTGTACCAATTCGCCCGTGATGCTGCCGTCGCCGAGGCATGGCTTATCGCACAGGAACCGTACCTGATGTCGACCGAGCTGGGACACACAATCGACGAGGTGGAAAATCTGATCAAGAAGCACGAAGCCTTCGAAAAATCTGCCGCTGCCCAGGAAGAACGCTTCAGCGCATTAGAGCGATTGACAACGGTAGGGATCAAGCTTCTGGCAAGCTTTTTAGGACGCCAACTCATCCGTTTCATTTGCTCCGTTCCAGTTTGAGCTCAAAGAAATGAAGCGTCGTCAGGATGCGGCCGAGGAAGCCGAGCGCCAGCGGCAGGAAGCGGAAGCGGCAGCACGTGCAGCGGCCGAAGCAGAAGCCGAAGCAGCCCGACAGGCGGAAGCCGCTGCAGCGCGTGATGCAGCCGATGCGCCAGGGTCACCACATTCCACCAGAGAGCAAGAGTCAGGTGAGCAAATCGTTTCGTGTTGCATCTCGCTCTGTAAACTACCCGACGACTCCAAAGTTCCCTTCCATCCTGTGTCCTGTGTTTGTGTCCTTCCCTGTCCCGAATATCCTGTGCTGTTCCTCAGCTCTCTTCTTCACCTTCCTAACAGTatgtttgattattttctcTACTATTGCTAACCATGTTGTATCACTACTACTTTATATATATAACCGTACCTTTATATATATACCTCCACAATTCATTCGTTTTTCTTACACGCTGCCCGCGCGATTCACTATGCTAATACAATTTTAACctcaatcaacaaaaaaaaaaaaacaaaactaacacCCATATTGGCATACTCTTGAATTGGACACTgattgatgatggtgatggtaatGGTGGCGGTGGTCACGTAAAATGtaccaaaaaaataattaacatcTCAACACCCAATCAAACGGAAATTGAaatacgcaaaaaaaaacccttaaaaCACCTGTAGTCACTATGCGTGCAACTTCACCTGTAGAAAAAGAAAGACCCATTTCCCAGACAGGTACTTGAGCATAACACTATGACCTATCTTTCTTAGAGCTGtatcgatgtgtgtgtgcgtgtgggtgtgCTTCTAGTGGTAGTAGTTCTGTGGTGCTGTAGCCTCTACTTTTTCTCACGATGCCTTTCCGCAATATTGTGATGTGCATTCTACCATTTCTAGTTTGTCTTCTTCAATATTTCGTTGCTACTGTTCTGTTACTTCTTAAGAGAATTTGTATTGCTTTCGGTGTGCTTTTCTTGTGCGTTTGTGAATAGGAATTTGTAGttaatatatattttatttcggCTAAAGTTTGAATAGATGCGctccccccactcacggacactaACTTTTCGCtgctgagttaccttaaatgtaggtaaaaattaagcaaaagtgttaaaaattgttgtaataatGATTTAGGTAAAATACTCGAAAAGGCCCctcctagaatcttttgtgtgcagcactgtggtctgtcatttttattgcacagtgggatttttgtatggtcataactcgtttgatataaacattgtgcattgttccttaatactgttactggacaacgagtagagcatgataatatacattgtaagaagtgatttgaaatgttattattcttatatttcctccttttctgaatatctatgcccgttaaaaagtatccatcgaaccaatgttccgttacagtccgcGGGACCGTTATGTTATAAGCCTGATTGGTCCCTCCTAGCGTGatcaaaaattattacaaagctcctgtaagccaataCCAGGAGCCAGTATAGAACgagggggatttaatcgaataatgagcaatatttcattcgtctttattaaaccatttttgactacactgaaagcacaatgtgaagctttcgcaacgtgtagtgcggattgcatacattcaggcgtaaatcctacagtgtCTAACAAATTTTGCCAGGGGGTgcggggggccttctcgagtcttttaccattattatagtaaaaagtctgaaaaagataGACTTTTGCGTAACTCACTTGTAAAAATGAGTACCCGTGAGTGGGGAGGGgagcatctattcagactttatcCTTTATTTCATATATTTCTCTAACTTACTACTTGTTGTTCCGTTGCGATAAAACTAACACCTTTTGGATTATACTATTACTTTCATTTGTTGCCGTTTTGTTGTGTGGCTTTGGTTTCGGTGGGATTCGGTTCTGTAACCTTAACAATCGTGTGCGTCATCAGTGCATGTAAGAAAGCCCAGGGTTCTGTTCGGTTCGTTCCGAAGTGCGTCGCTTGAGCAAAGCACTTCCATTTTCAAAACCAGCTCCGGAACGACCGGAGCAGTTCCGAAGCGATCCTCTTGTAAGTATTTATCTCCTGTGTGCCTCCTGTATCTGTGTAGGTGCCTTCTGTCCTCTCCAGTATCATATGTTGGTGGTGTCGGAATCTGTACCTTTCTTTCTTCGTGGTGGTTTGGTGGTTACTCGAAGCTATCTTGAGGAAAAACACCCCCCGGCAATTTTCCCGATGTGCCCCGTTCCCCGTTCCCCGATATTcactgtgtgtttttgtttatattttgtttaaaaatcacGTTTATCCTTAAtccgttttatttattttttatcatcaACACACTCATCATCTCACCAACGCCCAACGTTTGCCAACGTTTTCACCAAACCGTTCCTTTTAAATccaatttaaaatgaattcaCCATTCACCAacaatcatcaccaccaccacctgcatTACTTGCTGCATGCCCAAATTGTGTTGTTCGTTTTGTCACCACTACTCCACCCACAAAACTCACCTGTAAACAACGACTGGGGACACCCTCGACCCGCGCTGTGAACGCACAGTTGCCGGAGAGACGCTCGTGTCGCGGCGACACTCCGGCATACCGAAAGAACGGTCCAGCAGCTCGGCAAGTGCATCGGCGGGTGTTAAGGTCAGTCGGCGGTCGCGCTCGAAAAGTCCGTTCCGCAGCTTCAGATGGAAGCGTACCGCTTCGAAAGCGGACGAGGGAGGAGTCTCCGATGACGAAGGTATTGGTTTCGGcagagtttttttgttaaccCCATTCAAACCCCCTCATATCCCCGTGCTCTGCAATTGGTTGGCTATATTTCATTCATAACTACCATCATTCCACGGTTCCGTTCCATCCTTTGGCCCGGTTTGTTGTACTCCCAAAAATGTATCCTCAAGAAAACGGCTTcaatttcctttttgcttACGTACGATGCGAGTGGGGAACTTGGGACAAGTTCTAgtccctcccccccacccccccacaCGTTTTATACCCCTCCTTGCTCCGTTCCGGATCGGTTGTTATTTGAGCCAGCAGTGTAGTAGGTATTGTATCCCGCgaattgttttctttatttatcgCTTGGTGTTgcatgatttgtttgctgttattttttttggtaaagcAATTGTGAAGCAGGCTGCATGATTGATGGAtgctgttgtgtgtgagtgaagtgtatgtgatttttttttctcattaaaTAACGTTTgcatgacaatacggcatcagtccgtaataataaataaataaataaaaaataacgtttgcattaaaaaatagACTGATTTTGGATGGCGATGAGGGAGAAAATCTAAATCCAATTACGAGATCTAATATTACTTAAGTTCAATTACGAACGGTTTTACTACTTAAAGGATGATATACATTACCAGGGCGGTCCGGTCGTAGATGCGCCAACGgctccggtcttcatacggcaggaccggggttcaaatcgcatCCGGACCAACTACGTGTTTATCACTAAATCTAGCATGCGAggaatggcagacatgacctaataAGAGGTCAataggccaagaagaaagagagcCATTCCCAGGACATTTGACGTTTGTTGTCTTAGCCCAGGTCTTGCCCAGGTAGAACCTCATCATAGGGTCTCTAAGTTAGGT from Anopheles stephensi strain Indian chromosome 2, UCI_ANSTEP_V1.0, whole genome shotgun sequence includes the following:
- the LOC118507229 gene encoding spectrin beta chain isoform X9, with product MTTDISVVRWDPSQGPGNEFIEDIEYDGGNSSSRLFERSRIKALAEERESVQKKTFTKWVNSHLVRVNSPIKDLYVDMRDGKNLIKLLEVLSGERLPRPTKGKMRIHCLENVDKALQFLREQRVHLENIGSHDIVDGNASLNLGLIWTIILRFQIQDITIEETDNKETKSAKDALLLWCQMKTAGYHNVNVRNFTTSWRDGLAFNAIIHKHRPDLIQFDKLSKTNPIQNLNNAFNVAEEKLGLTKLLDAEDIFVDHPDEKSIITYVVTYYHYFSKLKQETVQGKRIGKVVGIAMDNDRMINEYESLTSELLKWIEVTIVQLGDRHFVNSLVGVQQQLAQFSNYRTVEKPPKFVEKGNLEVLLFTLQSKMRANNQKPYTPKEGKMISDINKAWERLEKAEHERELALREELIRQEKLEQLAARFNRKATMRETWLSENQRLVSTDNFGFDLAAVEAAAKKHEAIETDIFAYEERVQAVVAVCNELEAEKYHDIERIAARKDNVLRLWNYLIELLRARRMRLEFSIQLQQNFQEMIYILDSMEEIKQRLLTDDYGKHLMGVEDLLQKHSLVEADINVLGDRVKQVVQNSQKFLVDEEDNYKPCDPAIIVDRVQRLEDAYAELCKLAVERRSRLEENRKLWQFYWDMADEENWIKEKEQIVSADEIGHDLTTVNLLLSKHKALESEIQSHEPQLMAVSEVGDELVRRGHFGADRIDERLKEIMAMWSNLRQLTDNRRKRLEDAVDYFQLFADADDIDNWMLDALRLVSSEDAGRDEANVQSLLKKHKDVADELKNYAETIEQLHAQADRLTLNPPEQEKVRERLAAIDARYKELMELAKLRKQRLLDALSLYKLISESDGVEQWIGEKERMLQTMVPGKDIEDVEIMKHRYDGFDKEMNANASRVAVVNQLARQLLHVEHPNSQEIQEKQNHLNNSWSKLREQAESKRDELKSAHGVQTFYIECRETVSWIEDKKRILTETDSLQMDLTGVMTLQRRLSGMERDLAAIQAKLTALENEADAIEGEHPEEAALIRERVAQIQTIWEQLTQMLKERDSKLEEAGDLHRFLRDLDHFQAWLTKTQTDVASEDTPTSLPEAEKLLNQHQSIREEIDNYTEDYKKMMEYGEGLTSEPTQTEDPQYMFLRERLKALKDGWEELHQMWENRQVLLSQGLDQQLFNRDARQAEVLLSQQEHVLSKDDTPVNLEQAENQLKRHEAFLTTMEANDEKFNTIVQVAGQMTSKDHFDADKITKRAESIAHRRDDNRNRALELHEKLKNQVKLHEFLQDIEELTEWVQEKYITAQDDTYRSAKTVHSKWTRHQAFEAEIAANKERLHEAKKAAQELMVEKPEFKEIIEPKLTDLSKNFDELETSTKEKGALLFDAKREVIVQQSVDDIDSWMDDLEKQIINTDTGNDLTSVNILMQKQQIIQTQMAVKARQVEELDKQTDVLTKTAPSDVVEPIVEKKTAVNARFEKIKAPLLERQRQLEKKKEAFQFRRDVEDEKLWIDEKMPLAESTEYGNSLFNVHVLKKKHQSLNTEIDNHEPRIMTICNNGQKLIDEGHEDAGSYADLISQLTQKWQELKDAIENRHRQLDQSEKVQQYFFDAAEAESWMSEQELYMMVEDRGKDETSAQNLMKKHESLEQSVEDYADTIRQLGETARQLTTEQHAYSDQVSVKQSQLDKLYAGLKDLAGERRARLDEALQLFMLSREVDDLEQWITDREVVAGSHELGQDYDHITLLWERFNEFAQDTATVGSERVAKANGIADDLIHAGHSDSATIAEWKDGLNESWQDLLELIETRKAMLAASRELHKFFHDCKDVLGRINEKQHGVSEELGRDAGVVSALQRKHQNFIQDLMTLHSQVQQIQEESAKLQAAYAGEKAREITNREHEVLNAWAHLQAMCEERRGKLADTGDLFKFFNLVRMLMLWMEDLVRQMNTSEKPRDVSGVELLMNNHQSLKAEIDTREDNFSACLALGKELLSRNHYASADIKDRLLQLTNSRNALLHRWEERWENLQLILEVYQFARDAAVAEAWLIAQEPYLMSTELGHTIDEVENLIKKHEAFEKSAAAQEERFSALERLTTFELKEMKRRQDAAEEAERQRQEAEAAARAAAEAEAEAARQAEAAAARDAADAPGSPHSTREQESVHVRKPRVLFGSFRSASLEQSTSIFKTSSGTTGAVPKRSSCKYLSPVCLLYLCRCLLSSPVSYVGGVGICTFLSSWWFGGYSKLS
- the LOC118507229 gene encoding spectrin beta chain isoform X5, which encodes MTTDISVVRWDPSQGPGNEFIEDIEYDGGNSSSRLFERSRIKALAEERESVQKKTFTKWVNSHLVRVNSPIKDLYVDMRDGKNLIKLLEVLSGERLPRPTKGKMRIHCLENVDKALQFLREQRVHLENIGSHDIVDGNASLNLGLIWTIILRFQIQDITIEETDNKETKSAKDALLLWCQMKTAGYHNVNVRNFTTSWRDGLAFNAIIHKHRPDLIQFDKLSKTNPIQNLNNAFNVAEEKLGLTKLLDAEDIFVDHPDEKSIITYVVTYYHYFSKLKQETVQGKRIGKVVGIAMDNDRMINEYESLTSELLKWIEVTIVQLGDRHFVNSLVGVQQQLAQFSNYRTVEKPPKFVEKGNLEVLLFTLQSKMRANNQKPYTPKEGKMISDINKAWERLEKAEHERELALREELIRQEKLEQLAARFNRKATMRETWLSENQRLVSTDNFGFDLAAVEAAAKKHEAIETDIFAYEERVQAVVAVCNELEAEKYHDIERIAARKDNVLRLWNYLIELLRARRMRLEFSIQLQQNFQEMIYILDSMEEIKQRLLTDDYGKHLMGVEDLLQKHSLVEADINVLGDRVKQVVQNSQKFLVDEEDNYKPCDPAIIVDRVQRLEDAYAELCKLAVERRSRLEENRKLWQFYWDMADEENWIKEKEQIVSADEIGHDLTTVNLLLSKHKALESEIQSHEPQLMAVSEVGDELVRRGHFGADRIDERLKEIMAMWSNLRQLTDNRRKRLEDAVDYFQLFADADDIDNWMLDALRLVSSEDAGRDEANVQSLLKKHKDVADELKNYAETIEQLHAQADRLTLNPPEQEKVRERLAAIDARYKELMELAKLRKQRLLDALSLYKLISESDGVEQWIGEKERMLQTMVPGKDIEDVEIMKHRYDGFDKEMNANASRVAVVNQLARQLLHVEHPNSQEIQEKQNHLNNSWSKLREQAESKRDELKSAHGVQTFYIECRETVSWIEDKKRILTETDSLQMDLTGVMTLQRRLSGMERDLAAIQAKLTALENEADAIEGEHPEEAALIRERVAQIQTIWEQLTQMLKERDSKLEEAGDLHRFLRDLDHFQAWLTKTQTDVASEDTPTSLPEAEKLLNQHQSIREEIDNYTEDYKKMMEYGEGLTSEPTQTEDPQYMFLRERLKALKDGWEELHQMWENRQVLLSQGLDQQLFNRDARQAEVLLSQQEHVLSKDDTPVNLEQAENQLKRHEAFLTTMEANDEKFNTIVQVAGQMTSKDHFDADKITKRAESIAHRRDDNRNRALELHEKLKNQVKLHEFLQDIEELTEWVQEKYITAQDDTYRSAKTVHSKWTRHQAFEAEIAANKERLHEAKKAAQELMVEKPEFKEIIEPKLTDLSKNFDELETSTKEKGALLFDAKREVIVQQSVDDIDSWMDDLEKQIINTDTGNDLTSVNILMQKQQIIQTQMAVKARQVEELDKQTDVLTKTAPSDVVEPIVEKKTAVNARFEKIKAPLLERQRQLEKKKEAFQFRRDVEDEKLWIDEKMPLAESTEYGNSLFNVHVLKKKHQSLNTEIDNHEPRIMTICNNGQKLIDEGHEDAGSYADLISQLTQKWQELKDAIENRHRQLDQSEKVQQYFFDAAEAESWMSEQELYMMVEDRGKDETSAQNLMKKHESLEQSVEDYADTIRQLGETARQLTTEQHAYSDQVSVKQSQLDKLYAGLKDLAGERRARLDEALQLFMLSREVDDLEQWITDREVVAGSHELGQDYDHITLLWERFNEFAQDTATVGSERVAKANGIADDLIHAGHSDSATIAEWKDGLNESWQDLLELIETRKAMLAASRELHKFFHDCKDVLGRINEKQHGVSEELGRDAGVVSALQRKHQNFIQDLMTLHSQVQQIQEESAKLQAAYAGEKAREITNREHEVLNAWAHLQAMCEERRGKLADTGDLFKFFNLVRMLMLWMEDLVRQMNTSEKPRDVSGVELLMNNHQSLKAEIDTREDNFSACLALGKELLSRNHYASADIKDRLLQLTNSRNALLHRWEERWENLQLILEVYQFARDAAVAEAWLIAQEPYLMSTELGHTIDEVENLIKKHEAFEKSAAAQEERFSALERLTTFELKEMKRRQDAAEEAERQRQEAEAAARAAAEAEAEAARQAEAAAARDAADAPGSPHSTREQESDRPSPGGADEGAQEGILTRKHEWESTTKKASNRSWDKVYCVARSGRLTFFKDQRSAKSVPEQTFRGEPPLELKGAQIEIASDYTKKKHVFRIKLSNGGEFLLQCHDDSEMQQWVTALKAQCELDASGEGRSLTLPASSQKDEQKRRSFFTLKKN